The Candidatus Lernaella stagnicola DNA window CCGCCGCCGATTCCGCCGATTTCGGAATCATCGGCGGCCTTCTTGTCGTTGTCGTCGCCGACGGTTTGGCAAGCGATGAACGCCAGCATCAGCGCCAACGAGAGCAAGACGACCAAAATTTTACGTTGCGTGTTCATGGCTGCTCCTGCGTAGTGTCAGGTCTTAATTTAACCCATTGAGATTGCTCAGCAACCCCTTGCGTGTGTTATGCCTTTCGAGTAGGTTTTTGTCTAATACAGTTTTCATGCAGCACAAGGCATATTAGGCAATCCATTGCGGCCGGATTTCTCGCGCCATAGGGGGCGAGCCAACTAATTGCGGAGCGGCGGCGTGCGCAAAACGAAACCCAAACGGGTACGAGCCATTCGGGAAAATCGCGTTTGCGGTGCCGACGGCGTGCCCATTTGGTATCGCGCCACCGGTGACGGACCGGCGCTGGTTTGCTGTAACGGCCTGGGTGTTTCCACTTTCTTCTGGCATTACATCGAAGAATATTTCGGCGCCACGCATCGCATCGTCGTCTGGGATTACCGAGGCCACGGCAAAAGCGGCATGCCCACGGATTTCAGCGATTGGTCCATGGACATCAACATTCACGACCTGCAGGCCGTGCTGGACGACGCCGAAATCGACCGCGCCGTGCTGTTGGGGCATTCGATGGGCTGCCAGGTCGTGTTGGAAGCCTGGCGCCATATGCCGGAACGCATTGCCGGTTTGGTGCCGATGCTGGGGGCGGCGGGCTCGCCGATAAAAACCTTCCTCAACGCCGAATTGTCCGAGCATGCCTACCGGGTCGGTTGGTTCTTGGCCATGCGCGCCGATCGTTTCGCCAATGCCGTGACGCACTTTATCGCGCGGCGCAAGTTCTCGTTTCACGTGGCCAGGCAGTTTGTGATCGATCGCCAATTGGC harbors:
- a CDS encoding alpha/beta hydrolase, translating into MRKTKPKRVRAIRENRVCGADGVPIWYRATGDGPALVCCNGLGVSTFFWHYIEEYFGATHRIVVWDYRGHGKSGMPTDFSDWSMDINIHDLQAVLDDAEIDRAVLLGHSMGCQVVLEAWRHMPERIAGLVPMLGAAGSPIKTFLNAELSEHAYRVGWFLAMRADRFANAVTHFIARRKFSFHVARQFVIDRQLAGWEDFEAYFQHMGDLDVRVFFAMAEAMNAHSADDLLPSIDVPVLAVGGERDLFTPFYLTEKMVATIPDAELLRIKKGSHAAVVEQPELINLRLEKLFRERIPKWFEPLTVKAQGR